Proteins encoded within one genomic window of Cydia pomonella isolate Wapato2018A chromosome 12, ilCydPomo1, whole genome shotgun sequence:
- the LOC133523837 gene encoding piggyBac transposable element-derived protein 4-like — protein sequence MLRSNKRCRRMLELSFQQNENSESENSDADKSRWRKVFIKNNIKNNDSQQNRSEINIVNPGPSKEPETVPELQRNYVSRGTASTITITAPKKRKYNVPEPDTSRLSPIHLKPLFQTDLENTPRARKVQLLNEGDKESIYVSPSTGKTLQVLKNAETLPRNNPQTQSIFRSPAVYDTKNASTLTSRCSSVSDISCAKSLPCPLNKDAIDELLAGPSFEDQQNESFLETSSNNMNAASPAQSPNLRKTVRSPLNNDAIDNIAAGPSFENYQNESFLETSSNNVNVASPAYSTNFDKTARKIGESVDIEPTNEDHSDTDEDFNPNLISSQSDTSSTSSGSDFSVSEDDSENVEEMQPNVIPPVANSMGEDEWQDIDDTIPNFEEFTENCKINIPDDAVTPEDYYNLFVTKDIIAKMVVETNNYAQKFIAGNQVKPKSRVRAWIPTDQEEMKKFLGVIMVMGLVKLPHINDYWSRKSIYRNQYVVSAMKRDRFLLILKFWHFSQEDPDDRNKLAKIKDVFSMLLQRFHTVLIPGKYLVIDESMIPWRGRLKFRQYLKGKSHKYGVKLYKLCTPDGYTFNVNVYTGKGDNGRELNHGKETVLRLIRGLENEGRTVVTDNFYNSIDLAEELIRKKTFLCGTLRPNRKGLPKRIVASKLKKGQITGAMNENGVRIIKWVDKRPVNMISTCRDHDLMIKDTGKIRRTTGEAIKKPQCIMTYNENKKGIDFSDQMSSYYTTLKRGIKWFRKVMLELLFGTALVNSWVVYNIRQPVPISKKDFIEAIIAAYTKTPITDTNSDGQNEVVLKKKHNFEKKGEKRRICAGCYQKLRGTLNSREANRKVKKIKSFCVECKKGYCLSCFYKTHM from the exons ATGCTTCGGTCAAATAAACGGTGCAGAAGAATGCTGGAATTATCGTTTCAGCAAAATGAAAACAGTGAAAGTGAAAATTCTGATGCGGACAAATCGAGATGGAGAAAAgtgtttatcaaaaataatataaaaaataatgactcGCAGCAAAATCGATCCGAAATAAACATCGTCAATCCTGGGCCAAGTAAGGAACCGGAAACTGTCCCAGAGCTACAGCGGAACTACGTGAGTAGAGGAACAGCGAGCACAATTACAATTACCGCTCCTAAAAAACGCAAGTATAATGTGCCAGAGCCTGACACCAGCCGACTTTCTCCTATTCATTTGAAACCGTTATTTCAAACCGATCTAGAAAATACCCCTAGAGCCCGGAAAGTACAACTGTTGAACGAAGGTGACAAAGAGTCGATTTACGTGAGCCCTAGTACTGGTAAAACCTTACAAGTTTTAAAAAATGCTGAAACGTTACCAAGAAACAACCCACAAACTCAATCCATTTTCCGTTCGCCGGCAGTCTATGACACTAAAAACGCGTCGACGTTGACAAGCAGGTGTAGTTCCGTAAGCGATATATCGTGTGCAAAATCTCTTCCGTGCCCGTTAAACAAAGATGCAATTGATGAATTATTAGCTGGACCATCTTTTGAAGACCAACAAAACGAATCGTTTTTGGAAACCAGCTCTAATAACATGAATGCAGCCTCTCCAGCCCAATCCCCAAATCTTCGCAAGACCGTTCGTAGTCCGTTAAATAATGATGCAATTGATAATATAGCAGCAGGACCATCTTTTGAAAACTATCAAAACGAATCGTTTTTGGAGACCAGTTCTAATAATGTGAATGTAGCCTCTCCAGCCTATTCCACAAATTTTGATAAGACTGCTCGTAAGATAGGGGAATCGGTTGACATAGAACCTACCAATGAAGACCACTCGGACACGGATGAAGATTTTAACCCAAATCTAATCAGTTCTCAATCAGATACCAGTAGCACTTCTTCCGGAAGCGATTTCTCGGTTAGTGAAGATGATTCCGAAAATGTCGAAGAAATGCAACCCAACGTAATTCCTCCAGTAGCAAATTCTATGGGCGAAGATGAGTGGCAAGATATTGATGATACGATTCCTAATTTCGAAGAATTCACTGAAAATTGTAAGATAAACATTCCCGATGATGCAGTCACCCCTGAAgattattacaatttatttgttacaaaGGATATTATTGCTAAGATGGTCGTAGAAACAAATAATTATGCCCAAAAATTCATAGCAGGTAATCAAGTTAAGCCCAAATCACGAGTTCGAGCTTGGATTCCTACAGATCAAGAGGAAATGAAAAAGTTTTTGGGCGTGATTATGGTGATGGGTTTAGTAAAACTACCACACATAAATGATTACTGGTCGAGAAAGAGTATTTATAGAAATCAGTATGTGGTTTCAGCTATGAAGAGAGACCGATTTCtgctaattttgaaattttggcACTTTAGTCAAGAGGACCCTGATGATAGAAATAAACTTGCTAAAATTAAAGATGTGTTTTCTATGCTGCTTCAGAGATTTCACACGGTCTTAATACCCGGAAAGTATTTAGTAATCGATGAATCGATGATACCATGGCGGGGACGATTAAAATTTCGACAGTATTTAAAAGGTAAGTCCCATAAATACGGGGTGAAGCTGTACAAATTATGTACGCCGGATGGGTATACTTTCAACGTGAATGTTTATACTGGTAAAGGTGATAATGGCAGAGAGTTAAATCACGGAAAAGAGACTGTTTTAAGATTAATAAGGGGCCTTGAAAATGAAGGAAGAACCGTAGTGACTGATAATTTCTACAATTCAATAGATCTTGCAGAGGAGCTTATACGCAAAAAAACATTCCTTTGTGGTACTTTGCGTCCAAATCGGAAAGGTCTCCCAAAACGCATAGTAGcatcaaaactaaaaaaaggccAAATAACTGGTGCAATGAATGAGAATGGGGTTCGAATTATAAAATGGGTGGATAAGAGACCAGTTAATATGATTTCTACATGTCGGGATCATGATTTGATGATAAAGGACACCGGTAAGATAAGACGTACTACCGGAGAAGCAATTAAAAAACCACAGTGCATCATGAcctacaatgaaaataaaaagggTATAGACTTTAGTGACCAGATGTCATCGTACTACACAACCCTAAAGAGAGGAATCAAGTGGTTTCGTAAAGTCATGCTTGAATTGCTATTTGGGACAGCTTTGGTCAATAGCTGGGTGGTTTACAATATTCGGCAGCCAGTTCCAATTTCAAAGAAAGATTTCATCGAAGCGATCATAGCAGCATATACCAAAACGCCAATCACGGATACTAACTCAG aTGGTCAAAATGAGGTagtcttaaagaaaaaacaCAACTTCGAAAAGAAAGGTGAGAAGAGGAGAATTTGTGCCGGCTGCTACCAAAAGCTGCGTGGTACACTCAACAGCCGAGAAGCAAATAgaaaagtaaagaaaataaaatctttcTGCGTAGAATGTAAGAAAGGATACTGCTTGTCATGTTTCTATAAAACTcacatgtaa